The genome window ACCTACGGAAGAATGACGAAGATTCCGTTCAACTATCGATTCGAACAGGACTTCTTGTTTCGTTGGGACGGGAACCAAGCCTTATCGATTCCGAGAAAAAAACTCGCGGGTTACGAATACTTCAAACGGATGTTGAAACAAATCGAAGGAAGTTTCGCTCCTCCCGGCGGAGGAAATTTCGCATATCGCGATATGGCCGGAACCGTGGTGCGCGAAGGTATTCTTCCGGGACAAGTCAAAGTCCTTTTTATGTTAAACGACGGCGGTCAGGTTTTGGATACGAAACTCGTTTCCGGTCAGGGTCAGGACGTCGTAAACCAAGCGTGTTTGGATTCGATCCGCGGTCAGAATTTCGGAAAGGTTCCGGATGAAGTGAAGGCGCAAGGGATGATCTTCGGAATCAACTTCATCTTTCCGATGATGCGGCGTTAGTCGATCATGGATTTTGTTCGTAAATTTCAAATTTTTGAATATTCCACATCTATAGAGCTTCTGTTTATACACCTTTAAAAAGGAAATCCAAATCGAACATGGATCCGGTCAAAAAAGCGATTTACGAAAGGGAAAAACTGAAACGATCGGAACGCGCCGATCTTTTGCGGGAAAAATCCAGGACCGAAAGAGCGGAACGAATGAAACGATCGTTCGCGTCCTTTTTTGAATTCGTTGCGGGAACTTCGTTGTGGATCGGACTCAAACGCTATTTCCGATTTTTTCTCGCGGATTTCTGGATTGTAAATTACAGTTTTATAATATTTTTGCTTTTATTTTCTCTTCCCACCTTTTACGTCCTTTGTTTGGTTCCCGATTTTTTCGAATCGCCGACGGTGAAAACTTTGGCCGTGATTCCGCCCGTAGTTCTTTGTATCGAATGGTTTCGGAAGCTTCTTTTCGAACGAACAATTAAAAATCTTACGATTCCCGTAAACGGATATCGAGACATTTGGGAACATCCCGAACTGGGATTTTACAACTGGTTCGTATTGGAGCTGAAGGTCGCAAGTGATCGAAATCAAGAAGCGATTGCGGCGCTTTTGGAATCCTTTACGATACGCGCTAAAAAACTCTTTTATACGCACGATTGGGATATCCAAGAACCGCGCACGTTTTGGAAACATTCCGCAAATATTGCGAACGGTAGCGCGAATTCACGCGTCGTTCTATTGCTGCTTCGGGATTTGCTCGTGAAACTCGATCGATTGCATCGTTTTGAACCTTCGATCCGATCCGTGAATATTACGATTCTATCCGGTCCGATCGAAGTCGAAGCGCGGGTAAATCAATCCAATTCGGATTGATAAACGAATTCAAATATTCTAATTCGTATATCAATTCGGAATCGTCGAATTTTTTATTTTCGAGCGGAAATCGCTTCAAACGTATCATCTGGATGAATCTTTCCAAGGACTTGAACGGGTTGATCCTCGATCGAAAAAAAAGATCGCATGAAAGAATAGGATTGATTGAAAAAGAAAGAATCGAATCGTTCATGAAAGAATCGGAATATACAGAACGAATAGATTTTCGCCGTTCTTGAAAAGAAAATCATAATGAGCGTTTAGTTTTTCCGCCCGCATTCGAATACTGCTCATTCCGATTCCGGAAGGTTCCTCCGCGTTGATTTCGAATTTCTTTCCGTCGTCGATCACTTTTAGAGCGAGATGATTCCCTTCCTGATTCCAGCCGATTCTAATATTCTTCGCATCTGAATGTCGCAGAATATTGGACATGATTTCCAGAAAGATCTTTTGGACGTGCAGACATTGATCGAGATGAATCGAATCGGAAACATCCTCGATTTCCGTTTGGACCTGGATGGTTCCCGTGCCTCCTATTCTTTCTCCGTATCTCCTGAATACGTCCTCTACTAGTTCTTTGTTGCTTCCGTGATGATGCATCAAAAACACGATGTCCCGTACGTTGGAGATCAAATGGCCGACTTCCGTTTTCAACTTCTTCAGAGTGGAATCGTTTTTGTCCTTCGATTCCAGCTCGAAAAGAATCGCGGTCAGCTCCGAGCCGATCGAATCGTGGATATCCGATGCGATCCGCGTTCTTTCCTGAGCCTGTAATTTTAGTTGTTCGTTGTATTTGATCTGAAGCGCGGCGAATTCTTTCGCTCTTTCCAAATCCTCCGCGAACTTCGAGGAGATGATATAGGAATTTAATGCGACAAAGGTGATAAGCCCTAAGGGGAAGCTATAGGGAAATAAAACATAGACTTCGTATAAACCGTAGAACACGTCGTTCATCATGGTGAAAGCCAGAACACACCCGGTTAAAAGAATCGACTTGGACATCGGCTCTTTCGCCCGATATGCTTTGACCGTTCCGACGATCAATACGACTCCGTACAAAGGGGGAGTATACATAAACAAGGAATATAAGGTTACTAGGTTGCGTTCGTTTAAAAAGAAAATTCCGAGAAAGAATAAGGCGCTGGTTCCGATCGCGATTCGAAACCATTTTAGATCGAACTGGGCCGGAAACATCTTTCGAAGCATGCTATAAAACGCGGGAAAAAAAGCGGCTTCGCAAAAAAATTCGATTCGAATTCGCAGATCGAGAGATAGATTCGGGATCGCCATATATTGAATTCCGGAAGTGATAAAGGAATAGCCCGAAACCAAAAAGCAAAACGCCGCGAAATAAAGAGGAACAAGATCTTTACGATACGATAAAAAGAAAACTACGTGATAAATTCCGAATGAAAAGATGAGGATGATCAAAACGATTTCCATCCATTCTTCCTTTCGTTCCTCGGAGTCGATCGTGTGCGCGCCGCCGATTTGAAACGATTTCCGGATTCCTCCTTTGAGATGATTCCCTTTGAAGTTGGAAACCACGACCGTGATCGTAAAATCTCCCGAAGGAACGTCGGCGGTCGTAAGGAACGGATGCGCGACAAAAACCGTATCCAGCGGATCGACTCCGGTAAATCCGTTGGAATAAACCTTAT of Leptospira sanjuanensis contains these proteins:
- a CDS encoding sensor histidine kinase, giving the protein MRILFHSIILIYCLITASCSPTVSSKERPSADKGVIDLRNFDLAENTASLNGNWEFYWKELAHGKQPIAKEPSYFPVPGIWREYDRHFTLEGYASYRLRVLCDFKNPNLKIRIPRLPGVYDVYIDDHKVYSNGFTGVDPLDTVFVAHPFLTTADVPSGDFTITVVVSNFKGNHLKGGIRKSFQIGGAHTIDSEERKEEWMEIVLIILIFSFGIYHVVFFLSYRKDLVPLYFAAFCFLVSGYSFITSGIQYMAIPNLSLDLRIRIEFFCEAAFFPAFYSMLRKMFPAQFDLKWFRIAIGTSALFFLGIFFLNERNLVTLYSLFMYTPPLYGVVLIVGTVKAYRAKEPMSKSILLTGCVLAFTMMNDVFYGLYEVYVLFPYSFPLGLITFVALNSYIISSKFAEDLERAKEFAALQIKYNEQLKLQAQERTRIASDIHDSIGSELTAILFELESKDKNDSTLKKLKTEVGHLISNVRDIVFLMHHHGSNKELVEDVFRRYGERIGGTGTIQVQTEIEDVSDSIHLDQCLHVQKIFLEIMSNILRHSDAKNIRIGWNQEGNHLALKVIDDGKKFEINAEEPSGIGMSSIRMRAEKLNAHYDFLFKNGENLFVLYIPILS